The DNA segment TCATGCTTAAAAATTGCTAACGATTCCCGAGGTTTTCCACAAGCATCACCGCATGTTCAGACCGCCGGAAAGCCCTGTTTCCCGTCATTTTTCTTGACGCATGCAGCCCCGCGATGTCTCTTTATGCCATGAGCGAGCAAAATACCCCGATTCGATCCATTTGTGTCTATTGCGGCTCCCAGCCGGGGCGCGATCCGTCCTTCATGGAAGCCGGCCGGATTCTTGGCAAATCCATCGCCGAAAATCATCTTCGCCTCGTCTATGGCGGCGGCACGAAAGGCATCATGGGCGCCGTCGCCAGCGGCGTTCTCTCGCATGGCGGCCGTGTTACCGGCATTATACCAGAATTCCTGATGGATATGGAGGCCACCCGTCATTCGCTGGGACAGCTCAGCGAACTGATCGTCACACCCGACATGCATGAGCGCAAGCACAAGATGTTCGAGCGCTCCGATGCCTTCGTCACCCTGCCGGGCGGCATCGGCACGCTGGAGGAAATCGTCGAGGTGATGACCTGGGCGCAGCTCGGCCGCCACCGCAAGCCGATCGTGCTCGTCAACATCAACGGCTTCTGGGATCCGTTGATGAAGCTCATCCACCACATGGCCGATAGCGGCTTCATCCACACCGCCCATCTCGTCCAGCCGCTGGTGATCGATCAAGCCGAGGAAGTCGTGCCGGCACTTTTGGCCCATTGGGCAAGCCAGGTCGACCGCGACGGCGACGACGGGATCATCGCCAAGCTGTGATGCATTCGGCCCGGACGGCATATGGTATGCTCTTCGGGCCGGTTTCTGCAGAGTTGATCGCTTGGACACAGCGTTGTATTCTACCGGCGATAGTGAGCCGGGACCATCATTCCATGAGCGACAAGAACGTCATTTCCGAGGACCTCAGCCGCCGCATCGACAAGCTGGCAGCCCGCTCTGCCCTGACGCGTCAGCAGATCATCGAGGATGCCCTGTCGCATGGCCGCTCTCTTGCCTGGCAGGAAAAGTGGATCGAGGGCGTGCAGGACGGCATCGAGGATGCTGACCGCGGTAACTTTGCCAGCGCCGAAGACATCGCCGCCGTTCTCAACAGATACAACGCCACGTAAACGGCGGTGCGGATCGCACGCACAAGCAGCGCGATCCGTGGTTCGCTACTCGGCCGGATTTGGCACGCTTGCCCGGCGGGCGCGGCTTTCCATGATCATCGATGTCGAATAGACGGCCAGCGCCGCCCAGATCAGGATGAAGGCGATCAGCTTCGATGTGCCGAAGGGCTCGTGGAAGACGAAGACGGCGATGATGAAGATCATGGTCGGGGCGATATACTGCATGATGCCGATGGTGGAGAGCCTCAGCAGCTTGGCGCCGTTGGCATAGATCATCAGCGGCACCGCCGTCACGACGCCGCAGGCCAGAAGCCAGCCGACATCGGCCCAGCCGGTATCGGTGAAATGTCCCTGACCGGTGAATTCCAGATAGGCGATATAGCAAAGAGCGGGGATGCTGAGCAGCAGCACTTCCAGAAAGAAACCCTGGTTGGGGCCGACGGGCAGCGTCTTGCGGAAGAAGGCATACAAGCCCCAGGATAGCGCCAAACTGAGGGAAACCCACGGCAGGCCGCCCGCGTCAAACGCAAGGACGACGACGGCGATGGCGGCGAGAACGATGGCGACGATCTGCGCCGGATTGAGCTTTTCCTTCAACAGGACAGCGCCGAGGAAAATCGAGAATAGCGGATTGATGTAATAGCCAAGGGCCGTTTCCAGCGCCCGCCCCGCCCCGATCGCCCAGACATAGATGCCCCAGTTGATGGTGACCAGGATCGCCGTCAGCATCGCCATCTTCAGCATGCGCGGGGTGCGCAGCGCCACCCTGATATCATCGGTGCGGCCAAGCAGGATAAGCACGGCGCCGGCCAGCGGCACGGACCAGACGATCCGGTGGGCGACGACCTCGGATGCCGGAATATGCGCGACGGCCTTCATGAAGAACGGCAGGACGCCCCAGAGCAGATAGGCAGTCAGCGCGAAGGCAAAGCCGCGCGGGGAATCGCCGTTGTGCACCGCTGGTGTTTGTTTCGCGTCAGACATGGCGTTTCATCCCGTTACGGCCGCCCAATGGCAGCTCTCAGTCGTTGTGGCCGTCGTACTCCAAAGACCATTGATCAACCAATTCATTTCCGTGAACCTTAATACAGCAAAGCTGACAAAGCGTTGTCAGGAGATCGTGACGGAACCTTGCGGGATACGCCAGATTTTACGGGGTGCATTCCACGGTGTGGCGCTCTACGGTCCCGCAGGCACTACCCGGTCAGACGAAGGAACTTCAAAGATGTCATCCATCCCTGCGCTCCACCCGATCACACGCCGCTCGCTTCTCAGCGGTGCCGCAGCCACCTCCGCCCTCATCCTGCTGCACCCCTTTGCTGCGCGCGCGGCCGCCAATCAGGCGCATCTGCGCATCATGGAAACCACCGACATCCACGTCCATGTCTTTCCCTACGACTATTACGGCGACAAGCCGAACGACACGCTGGGCCTGGCCCGCACCGCCTCGATCATCGACGCGATCCGCGCCGAGGCCGGCAATTCCTTCCTCGTCGATAATGGCGACTTCCTGCAGGGCAACCCGATGGGCGATTACATGGCCTATCAGCATGGCATGAAGGAAGGCGATCTCCATCCGGTCATCAAGGCGATGAACGTGCTTGGCTACGAGGCGGGAACGCTGGGCAATCACGAGTTCAACTATGGCCTCGACTATATGTTCAAGGTTCTGGGCGGGGCCAATTTCCCGTATGTCTGCGCCAACCTGACGAAGGGCCAGCTTGCCGCCAATCCGAAGGACGACGACCTGTTCTTCAAGCCCTACACGATCGTCGAAAAAACCATTACCGATGGCGCGGGCGCCGCAAGCGAGCTGAAGATCGGCATTATCGGCTTCGTACCGCCGCAGATCATGCTGTGGGATATCAAGAATCTCGAAGGCAAGGCGCAGACCCGCGATATCGTCGAGGCCGCCAGGGCCTGGGTGCCCGTCATGAAGGAGCAAGGCGCCGACCTCATCATCGCGCTTTCGCATTCCGGCATCGACGGTTCGGGCCAGACCGACCGGATGGAGAATGCCTCGCTCTATCTGGCCGGCGTCGAGGGTATCGATGCGGTCTTTACCGGCCACCAGCACCTCGTCTTTCCAGGACCGAAAAGCTTTGACGGCATCGAAGGGGTCGATCCCGTCAAGGGCACGCTGCTTGGCAAACCGGCCGTCATGGCCGGCTTCTGGGGTTCGCATCTCGGCCTCATCGACCTGCTTTTGGAACGGGACGGAAACCGCTGGAGGATCGCCGATTTCACCACCGAGGCGCGGCCGATCTATCACCGCGAGGACAAGAAGGTCGTTGCCGACGTGCCCGACCGCGCCGACATCCTCGCGGCCGCGAGCGCCGAGCATGAGGCAACATTGGCCTATGTCCGCACGCCCGTCGGCAAGACCACGGCCCCGCTCTATTCCTATTTCGCGCTGGTGGCCGACGATCCCTCCGTGCAGATCGTCTCCAATGCCCAGACCTGGTACATCAAGGACATGCTGAAAGACACGGACTACAAGGACCTGCCGGTGCTTTCGGCAGCGGCCCCCTTCAAGGCCGGCGGACGCGGCGGCGCCGATTATTATACCGATGTGCCCGCCGGCGATATCGCCATCAAGAACGTTGCCGATCTCTACCTCTACCCCAATACCGTGCAGGCCGTGGTCATTACCGGGGCGCAGGTGAAGAACTGGCTGGAAATGTCGGCCGGCATGTTCAACACCGTCGCCCCCGGCGAAAAGGACGTGGCGCTCCTCAATACCAGTTTCCCCTCCTACAATTTCGATATCATCGACGGCGTCACCTACCAGATCGACCTGTCGCAACCGCCCAAATATGACGGTGACGGCAAGGCCGTGAACCCGGATTCAAAGCGGATCCGGAACCTCGCGTTCGAGGGAAAGCCGATCGACCCGGCACAGAAATTCGTTGTCGCCTCCAACAACTATCGCGCCGGCGGTGGCGGCAAATTCCCGGAGATCGCCGCCGACAAGGTGGTGTTTGCCGCCCCCGACACCAACCGCGACGTGATCGTCCGCTACATCATCGCCGAGGGCACGATCAACCCGTCAGCCGACGGCAACTGGAGCTTTGCGCCGGTAAAGGGCGCTACGGCAGTGTTCGAGAGTGGTCCGAAGGCGCGCGGCCTGATCGGGGATGTGAAGGGCGCAAAGATCGAGGATGCGGGCGACGGGGCCGATGGGTTTGCGAAATTTCGGTTGGTGTTGTGAGGTGAGGTTCTTGCTCAGGGTCGACTTCGCTTTTCTTGAGAAGAGCGCTGCGTAGGATTAAATCGTGCGTTATGATAGGCTGCAGAAAATGCGGAGATGATCCATGCGAACAACACAATCTCTCAGTATCACCCTGCCGCTCGAAATGGCCAAAATGGTGAAAGACAAGGTCGCGTCCGGTGAATATGCCACCGAGAGCGAGGTCATTCGAGACGGCCTTCGAAGTTTGGCAGCCAGAGATGCCGCGATCGAGAAATGGCTGCGTGAAAACGTTGTACCGATCGCACAACAGATAAAGAGCGATCCTGGCAGCGCCTTATCGCCGCAAGACGCCTGGAAGCGATTACAGGCACATATGGATTCCCCCAGAAAGGGAACCCGTTTGCCGTGAACTATGCGGTCTCCTTCGCCCCGACTGCGACAGCTGATCTCGAAGACGTCTTCGATTACATTGCAGGGAATTCAGGCGAGCGAATTGCGCGCAACTACGTGGCTGAGATCTACGGGTATTGCCTCGGCCTCGACACTTTTCCGCATCGTGGCACGGGCCGGGACGATCTTTTGCCCGGCCTTCGTCTCGTCGGTTTCAAACATCAAGCAACGATTGCTTTTCTCATCGAAGATACAAATGTGTTCATCATCCGCGTCTTTTACGGAGGGCGCGACATTCGATTCTCAGACGAATAAAAACGCTCCCTACTCCGCCGCCGCCAGTCCCGCCTGATCGCGGTTCTTCAACAGCTTGAACACGATCGAATCCATCAGCGCCTGGAAAGACGCGTCGATAATGTTGTCGGAGACGCCTACCGTCCACCAGCGGGCGCCGGTCCCATCGACGGATTCGATGAGGACGCGGGTGATGGCCTCGGTGCCGCCGTTGAGGATACGAACCTTGTAGTCCACCAGTTCGAGATCCTCGATCTCCGACTGGTATTTGCCGAGATCCTTGCGCAGCGCAAGATCCAGTGCGTTGACGGGGCCGTGGCCCTCGGCGACCGACATGGTAGCCTCACCATCGACCGAGACCTTGACCACCGCTTCCGAAACGGTCTTCAGGTTGCCATTGGCATCGAAGCGGCGTTCGACCATGACGCGAAAGCTTTCGACATGGAAGAAATCCGGCACCGAACCGAGGATTCGCTGGGCAAGGATGGCAAAGCTCGCGTCGGCGCCTTCATAGGCATAGCCGGTGGCCTCGTTTTCCTTGACGATGGAAATCAGCCGGTCGAGCTTCGGGTCGTCCTTGGAGACGGTGATGCCGCGGCGTTTCAGAGCGTTGATGAAATTGGCCTTGCCGCCCTGGTCGGACACCATGACCTTGCGCAGGTTGCCGACGCTTTCGGGCGTCACATGCTCATAGGTGCGCGGGTCTTTCAACAAAGCAGACGCATGGATGCCGGCCTTGGTGGCAAAGGCAGACGCGCCGACATAGGGCATCTGGTGGTCCGGCGAGCGGTTGAGGAGCTCGTCGAAGGAATGCGACAGTTGGGTCAGTTCCTGCAGCCGGTCGGCATCGATCGCCGTTTCGAAACGGCTGGTATAGGCTTCCTTCAGCGCCAGCGTCGGGATCAGCGTCACCAGATTGGCATTGCCGCAACGCTCGCCGATGCCGTTCAGCGTACCCTGGATCTGGCGCACGCCTGCCTCGACGGCGGCCAGCGAATTGGCGACCGCCTGGCCCGTGTCGTTATGCGCATGGATGCCGAGATGGGCGCCGGGCACGCCATGGGCAATGACGGCCGTGACGATCTCGCGGATTTCCGGCGGCTGGGTGCCGCCATTGGTATCGCACAGCACGATCCAGCGGGCGCCGGCATCGTAGGCGGTTTTGGCGCAGGCCAGCGCATAGGACGGATTGGCCTTGTAGCCGTCGAAGAAATGCTCGCAGTCGATCATCGCTTCCTTGCCGGAGGCAATGACAGCCTCGACCGAGGACTGGATCGATTCGAGATTTTCGTCGTTGGTGCAGCCAAGTGCGACGCGGACGTGATAGTCCCAGCTCTTGGCGACAAGACAGATCGCGTCGCTCTGCGCCTGCAAAAGGCTGGTCAGCCCCGGATCGTTGGAGGCGGACACGCCGGCGCGCTTGGTCATGCCGAAGGCGACGAAACGCGCGTTCTTCGTGCGCTTTTTGCTGAAGAATTCGGTATCGGTCGGATTGGCACCGGGATAGCCGCCTTCAACATAATCCATGCCAAAATCATCCAGCATCGCTGCAATCGCGATCTTGTCCTCGACGGAAAAATCAATGCCCGGCGTCTGCTGGCCATCGCGCAGCGTGGTGTCGAAGAGGTGGATGCGGTCGCGGGTCATCGATGTTCCCTCCAAAGGAACGGAATATTCTTTTGAAAAGGCCCCTCACCCTAGCCCTCTCCCCGCATGCGGGGAGAGGGGATGACAGAGGATGCCGCTTGTCCCTTCTCCCCGTTTACGGGGAGAAGGTGCCCGGCAGGGCGGATGAGGGGAAGGCCTTTAAACCTTCCCGGCAAACCGGTCCGTCGCCCGGATCAGCTGGTCGAGAATGCCGGGCTCGGAATAGGCATGCCCAGCGCCTTCGATCAGGTGGAATTCGGCTTCCGGCCAGGCCTTGTGCAGCGCCCAGGCATAGGTCGCCGGGCATGGCATGTCGTAGCGGCCGTGGATAATGACGCCGGGGATGCCGTGGAGCTTGTGCGCATCGCGCAACAGCTGCCCCTCGTCCAGCCAGCCGGCATTGACGAAATAGTGGTTTTCGATGCGGGCAAAGGCGTGGGCATAGTCTTCCTGCTCGAACGGCGTCGAGGTCGACGGCTCCGGCAGAAGCGTGATCGTCTCGCCCTCCCAGATGCTCCAGGCCTTGGCGGCGGCAAGACGGGTCGCGCGGTCATCGCTGGTCAGGCGCCGGTGATAGGCAAGCATCATTTCATGGCGTTCGTTTTCCGGGATCGGCGCCAGGAAGCGTTCCCATTTGTCGGGGAACATTTGCGAGACGCCGAACTGATAGTACCAGTCCAGCTCGGCCTTGGTCAGCGTATAGATGCCGCGCACGACAAGCTCGGACACGCGCTGCGGATGCTTCTGCGCATAGGCCAAAGCCAGCGTCGAGCCCCATGAGCCGCCGAAGACAAGCCATTGCTCGACACCGGCCATCTCGCGCAGCCGCTCGATATCATCGACCAGATGCCAGGTGGTGTTGGCGTCCAGTTCCGCATGCGGCGTCGACTTGCCGCAACCGCGCTGGTCGAACAGCGTGACGTCATAGAGCTTCGGATCGAACAGGCGGCGATGGCTGGGCGAGATCGTGCCGCCGGGGCCGCCATGCAGAAAAACGGCGGGCTTGGCCCCCGGTGTGCCGGACTTTTCCCAATAGACCATGTGGCCGTCGCCAACGTCGAGATGGCCGGAGGCATAGGCCTCGATTTCAGGATAGAGCGTGCGGAAAATTTCGGTCATGCTGTCTGCTTTCAGGGGAATTGCGGGCGTTTCAATCAGGCATCGGGAAATTGCGGCCAGACCTGCGTATCGTGGTCGGGATGCTGGAAGGAGATGATCTGCTCCTGCCGCATGTAAAAGTCGGGGTCCTCATGCACCGGCTGGTCAAAGATCGTCGTCACCCAGGCATTGCGGGCGGCGAAATTGACTTGGATCTGCGGCGCGAGATCGCTGCGGTCATCGAAGGCGCCGATGGCGATTTCCAGCCCGCCGGGATGTTTATAGGTCAAGGGCGTGCCGCAGGCAGCACAGAAGCCGCGGGCAATATTGATGGAAGACTGGAAATAGGTGGGCTCGCCGCGGGTCCATTCCGTCTCGCCCTTGACGGTGACGAGTGGGCTGAAAAAGCCGCCGAAGGCCTTCTGGCACATGCGGCAATGGCAGATCGAGGGGCGGCCGAGCGCACCATGGATCTTGAAGCGAACGGCGCCGCACTGGCAGCCCCCGGTTCTCGTCGTCTCTGTCATGTCAGTCCTCCGATGGCCAATGTTGCGTATCATAGTCGGGATGCTGGCGGTTGGATTCCAGAATGGCGATATGCCGCTCCGCGCTTGCCTCGCTGCCGTCATCCGTTTCTGTGCCCGGCAATCCCGGCAGATGCGAAAACCACGGCATGCGCGATTCGACGCCGGATTGGGTCAGTGGTCGCACATCATAGGGATCATCAAGCGAGCCCAGCACGATATTGATGAAATCGGCTTCCGGCATATCGTAAAACAGCGGTGTGCCGCACAGAAAACAGAAACCACGCCGCACCAGATGCGACGAGCGGAACCAGCCCGGCGCGCCACGGGTGATGGAGAAGCTGACGCGCGGCACATTGGCGAGTGGCATGAAATAGTTGCCGGATGCCTTCTGGCACATGCGGCAGTGACAGAGATGCGGATCTCCAAGCGTTCCCTGCGCCCGGTAACGCACCGCGCCGCACTGGCAGCCGCCGGTATAGATGCGGCCGATGCTCATTTTTGCTCTCCCGGCGGCCATGTTTCCGTATCGTGGTCGGGATGCTGATAGGAGACGAGATCGGCAAGGAACGATGTGGCATCCTGATCGGCCATAGTGTCTTCGCCCGGCAGTTGCGGGATGTGGTCGGCATAGGGCAGCTTGGCCTCGATGCCCCACTGAATCACGGGCACGATACCTTCCGGCCTGTCGAAGGCGGCGATGGTCAGCGCCACGCCATCCGGCGCTTCATAGGTGAGCGGCGTGCCGCAATCGCTGCAAAAGCCGCGTGACGCAGCATTGGAAGACTGAAAGCGTTTGGGTTCGCCGCGTGTCCAGGACAGCTTTGCCTGGCGCACGGAAACCAGCGGCAGATAGAAATTTCCCGCAGCCTTCTGGCACATGCGGCAATGGCAGACGGAAGCATCGCCAAGCTCACCCTCGACGCGGAAGCGCACGGCGCCGCATTGGCAGCCACCGGTATGGACGGGACCGGTCATGGATGCTCCTCCGCCGCCAGCCAGTTTTCAATCGTCAAACCCTCGACCCGCGAAAATTCACGGGTGTTGTTTGTGACGATGGTCAGACCAAGCGACAGTGCATGGGCGGCGATCAAGAGGTCGGCCAAGCCGATCGATTTGCCCTGACGTTCCAGAGCAGTGCGTATGACGCTGTAGCTCTGCGAGGCCGCGTCGTCATAAGGAAGGATGGCGATGCGGGATAAAGTATTCTCGACGAGATAGGATAGCCGGGGCGATCCCTTTTTCCTGATCCCGTAACGCATCTCGGAGGCAACGATGGCGCTCACGCAAAGCGCATCCTCACTGACCCGCTCCATATACTGGCTGGCAACGCCAAACGGATTGCGGATCGTATCCGAGAGAATGTTCGTATCGAGCATGTAAACCAGGCCGCTCACAGATCGAAATCCTTCGGCGGAGGGCTCTTTTCATCCAGATCAGGGAACTCCTCGTCCAGCGGCTCCTGCGCCCGAAGCCATTCCAGCAATCCGCTCTTCTTTTTCGGCTCGATGATCAAGCAGTCGCCTTCCTTGCGCATGATCGCCTCGTTTCCCGGCAGTTCGAATTCCACGGGAATGCGGACGGCCTGGTTACGGCCGTTGCGAAAGAGTTTGACCTCGCGTCCCTCATCCACATGGATCACAGTCATGACAGGCTCCTTCAGCATAGGCCTCAGCATATGCCTTGATTGTCAGCAACACAAGGTCAGCGCTTGACCTCCCACGCCGTGACCCGTTCTCCCGTCTGAGCATCCTTGCCGTCCTTGAGCTGGATGCCCTTGGCGGCGAGATCGTCGCGGATCTTGTCGGCTTCGGCGAAGTTCCTGGCCTTCAGCATTTCAAGCCGCATGGCCACCAGCGCGTCAACGGCCGATGCTACCGCGCCATCGACTTCCGTCTCCTGCGGCAAAACACCGAGCAGAGCCGCACTAGCGGCAAAAACCGGCAGCACGGAAGGGTCGGCATTGGCGGCGGAAGCCAGTGCATGCAGGGCCTGCACCGCTGCGACCGTGTTGATATCATCGGCCAGGGCGGCGAGCACGGACGCGTCCGGGGCGGCATCGCCGGGCTTTCCGGCAGGCCATTTGGCCAGCAGGCGCTCGGCCTCCTCCAGCCGCTTCATCGAAAAATCGATCGGTTCGCGGTAATGCGTCATCAGCATGGCCAGGCGCAGCACCGGGCCCGGCCATTTGCGGCCGCCAAAATTCTCGGTGTGCAGCAGGTCATGGATGGTGACGAAATTGCCGTCCGATTTCGACATCTTGCGGCCTTCGACCTGCACGAAGCCGTTGTGCATCCAGACATTGGCCATCACTTGGGTGCCATGGGCGCAACGCGACTGGGCGATCTCGTTTTCGTGGTGCGGGAAGATCAGGTCCAGCCCGCCGCCATGGATATCGAAGGTTTCGCCGAGATAGCGCTGGCTCATCGCCGAGCATTCGATATGCCAGCCCGGACGCCCCCTGCCCCACGGGCTTTCCCAGCCGGGCTCATTGTCGGACGAGAGTTTCCACAGCACGAAATCCTGCGGGTTCTTCTTGTGCGCATCGACGGCGATGCGGGCGCCGGCCTGCTGTTCTTCGAGATTGCGCTTCGACAATTGCCCATAGTCCGCCATGGAGCGGGTATCGAACAGCACGTCTTCACCCGCCGCATAGGCGTGGCCCTTGGCAATCAGCGCCTCGATGATCTCGATCATCTGAGCAATATTGTCGGTGGCGCGCGGCTGTACGTCCGGCTCCAGCGTGCCGAGTGCCTTGGCATCGTCCAGAAACTGCGTTTCGGTCTTTTCGGTTACAGCGCGGATGGCGTCGTTCAGCGGCAGGTTGGGGAAATCCCGCAGCGCCCGCGCATTGATCTTGTCATCGACGTCGGTGATGTTGCGGGCATAGGTCACATGGCTTGCGCCATAGACATGGCGCAGCAGCCGGTAGAGCACATCAAAGACGATGACCGGGCGGGCATTGCCGATATGGGCGAAGTCATAGACCGTCGGGCCGCAGACATACATGCGGACATTGCCGGGATCGATCGGCGCAAAGACCGCCTTCTCCCGCGTCAGCGTGTTGTACAATTTCAATTCCGGCAGTTCGTCCATTCCAATCTCCCCTTCCGCATAAGACCGAATCACGCAGGCGCCCGGCTGGACCATCGCGTTGTCATCTTGATTTTTGGGAGACGAAAACGGCCAGGCCAGCGTTGGGGCTAGCGAATAATAATCCGGCAGATAATGCAGATAACCGTTTTCATGGGGTGCTTTATCGCGCTTCGATCGGTTCCGGTCAAGAGGTCAGCCGCGCTCCAGCATCTTATAGTCTGATAGTGGATAGTTCGTCATCGTTTTGTCATGATTGAGCTTATCTGGAGACGCCGGATGTCCGGGGATACAGGGCTTTGAGCACTTGCACATTAATGCCTGTTTCCTGGGGCACAATAAGGAACGCCGTTCTGGTGCAAACCATTTGGAACGAAGCGTAACCGCTTAGGGAAAGCATCTGAGGAGAATTTGAAATGCCTGCTACAAAAACCGAAGGGAACAGTCCGCGAGCGGCGGCCAATCTCGTCGAGCAATACCGTCCGCTCGGCCTGAAGGCCGTGCTTGCCGCCGCGCTGCAGATCAAGCCGAAGCCGGTGAAAAAGCCAGCCTGATCGCTTGCAAGCCTGATCGCTCAAAAGAGCGACAGCTGCGGATCTGAAGGCGGGTCTTTCGGCTTTGCGGCGGACGGCTTTGCTTGGGGCCGTTCAGCCACATGCACCGGCGTCTGAAGATCAGCGCCGGTATTAGCCACTTTGTTGACCCGGTCCGACACGGGGATGACGTCGAAATAATCGTCATCGGCCGGAGACAGCAAATCAGCGACATCGCGCGGTTCCTGCGTCCTGCAATCAAGCCAGCGGGCAAAGTCCTCCGGCTTGATCACCACCGGCATGCGGTCGTGCACATCGCCAATTCTCGCATTGGCATGTGTCGTCAGGATGGCGCCGGTATCGACTTCAGATCCGTCCGGCGAAGACCAGGTCTCCATCAGCCCGGCAAAGGCGACGATGCCGCCGTGTCTCGGTTTGATCCAATAGGCCTGCGACGCCTCTTTGCTGTCCTTCGAATGCCGGTGCCACTCATAGAAACCCGAGGCCGGGATCAACACCCGCCGGTGACGCATGGCCGCCTTGAACGAGGCCTTTTCAGCCGCCGTTTCAGCGCGCGCATTGATCAGAAGCGGAAAATCACGCGGATCCTTGACCCAGGACGGCGTCAGCCCCCAGCGCACCAGAAGCGCACGGCGATCCGGCAAATTACTGCCCGGCCTTTGGCGCTCGCCGGACATGACGACAAGGATCGGCTGCGTCGGCGCAATATTGTAGCGCGCCGGGAATTCCTCTTTTTCAAGAATCGCAAACCGTTCCCCGACCTGTTCCGGTGCCGCCGTCAGCGCAAATCGACCGCACATCTCAGGCCCCCATCCCGGCTAAAAGGCTTTTACCGGCAATTTCCACATCAGGAATTGTTTTTACGGCGCTTGCCGCATTGACAAGCACGAGCCGTTCCTGTCGCGATAGCTGATGAAGGTCACCACCCTCAAAATAGGTCATCGCCTTCAAGCTTTCAC comes from the Pararhizobium qamdonense genome and includes:
- a CDS encoding LOG family protein, coding for MSEQNTPIRSICVYCGSQPGRDPSFMEAGRILGKSIAENHLRLVYGGGTKGIMGAVASGVLSHGGRVTGIIPEFLMDMEATRHSLGQLSELIVTPDMHERKHKMFERSDAFVTLPGGIGTLEEIVEVMTWAQLGRHRKPIVLVNINGFWDPLMKLIHHMADSGFIHTAHLVQPLVIDQAEEVVPALLAHWASQVDRDGDDGIIAKL
- a CDS encoding transcriptional regulator, whose protein sequence is MSDKNVISEDLSRRIDKLAARSALTRQQIIEDALSHGRSLAWQEKWIEGVQDGIEDADRGNFASAEDIAAVLNRYNAT
- the rarD gene encoding EamA family transporter RarD — translated: MSDAKQTPAVHNGDSPRGFAFALTAYLLWGVLPFFMKAVAHIPASEVVAHRIVWSVPLAGAVLILLGRTDDIRVALRTPRMLKMAMLTAILVTINWGIYVWAIGAGRALETALGYYINPLFSIFLGAVLLKEKLNPAQIVAIVLAAIAVVVLAFDAGGLPWVSLSLALSWGLYAFFRKTLPVGPNQGFFLEVLLLSIPALCYIAYLEFTGQGHFTDTGWADVGWLLACGVVTAVPLMIYANGAKLLRLSTIGIMQYIAPTMIFIIAVFVFHEPFGTSKLIAFILIWAALAVYSTSMIMESRARRASVPNPAE
- a CDS encoding bifunctional 2',3'-cyclic-nucleotide 2'-phosphodiesterase/3'-nucleotidase, translating into MSSIPALHPITRRSLLSGAAATSALILLHPFAARAAANQAHLRIMETTDIHVHVFPYDYYGDKPNDTLGLARTASIIDAIRAEAGNSFLVDNGDFLQGNPMGDYMAYQHGMKEGDLHPVIKAMNVLGYEAGTLGNHEFNYGLDYMFKVLGGANFPYVCANLTKGQLAANPKDDDLFFKPYTIVEKTITDGAGAASELKIGIIGFVPPQIMLWDIKNLEGKAQTRDIVEAARAWVPVMKEQGADLIIALSHSGIDGSGQTDRMENASLYLAGVEGIDAVFTGHQHLVFPGPKSFDGIEGVDPVKGTLLGKPAVMAGFWGSHLGLIDLLLERDGNRWRIADFTTEARPIYHREDKKVVADVPDRADILAAASAEHEATLAYVRTPVGKTTAPLYSYFALVADDPSVQIVSNAQTWYIKDMLKDTDYKDLPVLSAAAPFKAGGRGGADYYTDVPAGDIAIKNVADLYLYPNTVQAVVITGAQVKNWLEMSAGMFNTVAPGEKDVALLNTSFPSYNFDIIDGVTYQIDLSQPPKYDGDGKAVNPDSKRIRNLAFEGKPIDPAQKFVVASNNYRAGGGGKFPEIAADKVVFAAPDTNRDVIVRYIIAEGTINPSADGNWSFAPVKGATAVFESGPKARGLIGDVKGAKIEDAGDGADGFAKFRLVL
- a CDS encoding ribbon-helix-helix domain-containing protein, which codes for MRTTQSLSITLPLEMAKMVKDKVASGEYATESEVIRDGLRSLAARDAAIEKWLRENVVPIAQQIKSDPGSALSPQDAWKRLQAHMDSPRKGTRLP
- a CDS encoding type II toxin-antitoxin system RelE/ParE family toxin encodes the protein MNYAVSFAPTATADLEDVFDYIAGNSGERIARNYVAEIYGYCLGLDTFPHRGTGRDDLLPGLRLVGFKHQATIAFLIEDTNVFIIRVFYGGRDIRFSDE
- the cimA gene encoding citramalate synthase, which translates into the protein MTRDRIHLFDTTLRDGQQTPGIDFSVEDKIAIAAMLDDFGMDYVEGGYPGANPTDTEFFSKKRTKNARFVAFGMTKRAGVSASNDPGLTSLLQAQSDAICLVAKSWDYHVRVALGCTNDENLESIQSSVEAVIASGKEAMIDCEHFFDGYKANPSYALACAKTAYDAGARWIVLCDTNGGTQPPEIREIVTAVIAHGVPGAHLGIHAHNDTGQAVANSLAAVEAGVRQIQGTLNGIGERCGNANLVTLIPTLALKEAYTSRFETAIDADRLQELTQLSHSFDELLNRSPDHQMPYVGASAFATKAGIHASALLKDPRTYEHVTPESVGNLRKVMVSDQGGKANFINALKRRGITVSKDDPKLDRLISIVKENEATGYAYEGADASFAILAQRILGSVPDFFHVESFRVMVERRFDANGNLKTVSEAVVKVSVDGEATMSVAEGHGPVNALDLALRKDLGKYQSEIEDLELVDYKVRILNGGTEAITRVLIESVDGTGARWWTVGVSDNIIDASFQALMDSIVFKLLKNRDQAGLAAAE
- the pip gene encoding prolyl aminopeptidase; translation: MTEIFRTLYPEIEAYASGHLDVGDGHMVYWEKSGTPGAKPAVFLHGGPGGTISPSHRRLFDPKLYDVTLFDQRGCGKSTPHAELDANTTWHLVDDIERLREMAGVEQWLVFGGSWGSTLALAYAQKHPQRVSELVVRGIYTLTKAELDWYYQFGVSQMFPDKWERFLAPIPENERHEMMLAYHRRLTSDDRATRLAAAKAWSIWEGETITLLPEPSTSTPFEQEDYAHAFARIENHYFVNAGWLDEGQLLRDAHKLHGIPGVIIHGRYDMPCPATYAWALHKAWPEAEFHLIEGAGHAYSEPGILDQLIRATDRFAGKV
- a CDS encoding GFA family protein — its product is MTETTRTGGCQCGAVRFKIHGALGRPSICHCRMCQKAFGGFFSPLVTVKGETEWTRGEPTYFQSSINIARGFCAACGTPLTYKHPGGLEIAIGAFDDRSDLAPQIQVNFAARNAWVTTIFDQPVHEDPDFYMRQEQIISFQHPDHDTQVWPQFPDA
- a CDS encoding GFA family protein, yielding MSIGRIYTGGCQCGAVRYRAQGTLGDPHLCHCRMCQKASGNYFMPLANVPRVSFSITRGAPGWFRSSHLVRRGFCFLCGTPLFYDMPEADFINIVLGSLDDPYDVRPLTQSGVESRMPWFSHLPGLPGTETDDGSEASAERHIAILESNRQHPDYDTQHWPSED